One window of the Klebsiella oxytoca genome contains the following:
- a CDS encoding transketolase family protein, whose translation MIKVAPAGQKDAIEMRKVYAGFVAQQIADGSPIIALEADLMSSMAMDSVAREYPQHVINCGIMEANVVGTAAGLSLTGRKPFVHTFTAFASRRCFDQLFMSLDYQRNNVKVIASDAGITACHNGGTHMSFEDMGIVRGLAHSIVLEVTDAVMFEDILRQLIDLEGFYWVRTIRKQAPSVYAEGATFTIGKGNVLREGEDITLIANGIMVTEALEAARQLEQEGVSAAVIDMFTLKPIDRMLVKNYAEKTGRIVTCENHSIHNGLGSAVAEVLVENCPVPMRRVGVKERYGQVGTQDFLQKEYGLTAYDIVSAARELL comes from the coding sequence ATGATTAAGGTTGCACCCGCAGGACAAAAAGACGCTATTGAGATGCGCAAAGTGTATGCCGGATTTGTGGCGCAGCAGATTGCCGACGGGAGCCCGATTATCGCTCTGGAAGCGGACCTGATGAGCTCGATGGCGATGGACAGCGTGGCGCGGGAGTATCCCCAACACGTCATCAACTGCGGCATTATGGAAGCCAACGTGGTTGGCACCGCCGCCGGACTATCGTTGACCGGACGCAAGCCGTTTGTGCACACCTTTACCGCGTTTGCCAGCCGCCGCTGTTTCGACCAGCTGTTTATGTCACTGGATTATCAGCGCAATAACGTCAAGGTGATTGCCTCTGACGCGGGGATTACCGCCTGCCATAACGGCGGAACCCATATGTCGTTTGAAGATATGGGGATTGTCCGCGGTCTGGCGCATTCGATAGTGCTGGAAGTGACCGATGCGGTGATGTTTGAGGATATTCTCCGTCAGCTTATCGATCTCGAGGGCTTCTACTGGGTACGTACGATCCGCAAACAGGCGCCGAGCGTCTATGCCGAAGGGGCAACGTTTACCATTGGCAAAGGTAATGTGCTGCGCGAAGGTGAAGATATCACGCTGATTGCCAACGGGATTATGGTAACGGAAGCGCTGGAGGCGGCCCGTCAGCTTGAGCAAGAAGGAGTCAGCGCGGCGGTAATTGATATGTTTACCCTGAAGCCTATAGATCGCATGCTGGTGAAGAACTATGCCGAAAAAACCGGGCGTATTGTGACCTGCGAAAACCACAGTATTCATAACGGACTCGGCTCTGCGGTGGCGGAGGTGCTGGTGGAAAACTGTCCGGTACCGATGCGTCGCGTGGGGGTAAAAGAGCGTTACGGTCAGGTGGGAACGCAGGATTTCTTGCAGAAGGAGTATGGCCTGACGGCGTATGACATTGTTTCGGCGGCGCGGGAGCTGCTGTAA
- a CDS encoding transketolase: MNVQEVTRLARDIRIATLKSLTNLGFGHYGGSMSVVETLAVLYGAVMKIDPADPDWPDRDYFVLSKGHAGPALYSTLAIKGYFPVEELNTLNQNGTRLPSHPDRLKTRGVDATTGSLGQGISIAAGIALSHKLAGRVNRVFCIVGDGELNEGQCWEAFQFIAHHRLNNLTVFVDWNKLQLDGKLDEIIRAFNLEDKFRAFGFDAVIVKGDDIAGLLAAVQPVPPADARPRVVILDSVKGQGVAYLENLSNNHHLRLTGEMKETLNEAIRQLEAEHD, from the coding sequence ATGAATGTGCAAGAAGTGACCAGACTGGCGCGCGATATCCGCATCGCCACTCTTAAATCGCTGACCAATCTTGGTTTTGGTCACTACGGCGGCAGCATGTCGGTGGTGGAAACCCTGGCGGTGCTGTACGGCGCGGTGATGAAAATTGACCCCGCAGACCCGGACTGGCCGGATCGAGACTACTTTGTGCTGTCGAAAGGCCATGCCGGCCCGGCGCTGTACAGCACATTAGCGATTAAGGGATATTTTCCGGTAGAGGAGCTGAATACGCTGAACCAGAACGGTACGCGGCTGCCAAGCCACCCGGACCGACTGAAAACGCGCGGCGTGGACGCCACTACCGGCTCGCTGGGGCAGGGGATTTCTATCGCCGCCGGGATAGCGCTGTCGCATAAGCTGGCGGGACGTGTGAATCGCGTATTCTGCATCGTTGGCGACGGTGAGCTGAATGAAGGCCAGTGCTGGGAGGCATTCCAGTTTATTGCCCATCATCGCCTGAATAACCTGACCGTGTTTGTTGACTGGAACAAGCTCCAGCTTGACGGCAAGCTGGACGAAATCATTCGCGCTTTCAATCTGGAAGATAAATTCCGCGCCTTTGGTTTTGACGCCGTTATCGTAAAAGGCGATGACATTGCCGGGCTGCTGGCTGCGGTACAGCCCGTTCCGCCCGCCGATGCGCGGCCGAGGGTAGTCATTCTCGATAGCGTGAAAGGCCAGGGCGTGGCGTATCTCGAAAATCTCAGCAACAACCACCATTTGCGCCTGACGGGCGAGATGAAAGAGACGCTAAACGAGGCTATTCGCCAACTGGAGGCCGAACATGATTAA
- a CDS encoding PTS ascorbate transporter subunit IIC, translated as MFILETLNFVVDILKVPSVLVGLIALIGLVAQKKSFSDVVKGTIKTILGFIVLGGGATVLVGSLNPLGGMFEHAFNIQGIIPNNEAIVSIALEKYGASTALIMAFGMVANILVARFTRLKYIFLTGHHTFYMACMIGVILTVAGFEGIGLVFTGSLILGLVMAFFPALAQRYMKRITGTDDIAFGHFGTLGYVLSGWIGSVCGKGSRSTEEMNLPKNLSFLRDSSISISLTMMIIYLIMAVSAGREYVESTFSGGQNYLVYAIIMAITFAAGVFIILQGVRLILAEIVPAFTGFSEKLVPNARPALDCPVVYPYAPNAVLIGFLFSFLGGLVGLFLCGQFKWVLILPGVVPHFFTGATAGVFGNATGGRRGAMIGAFANGLLITFLPVLLLPVLGAIGFANTTFSDADFGAVGIVLGNLARYLSPYAITGLIVALFVLLVAYNVFAKKKSVGGGAQENSGAKS; from the coding sequence ATGTTTATCCTTGAAACGCTGAATTTTGTTGTTGATATTCTAAAAGTACCTTCTGTGCTGGTCGGTTTAATTGCATTGATTGGCCTGGTGGCGCAAAAGAAATCATTTTCCGATGTTGTCAAAGGAACGATTAAAACTATTCTCGGCTTTATTGTTCTCGGCGGTGGCGCGACGGTATTAGTTGGCTCGCTAAACCCACTGGGCGGAATGTTTGAGCACGCTTTTAATATTCAGGGAATTATTCCTAATAATGAAGCGATTGTTTCTATTGCGCTGGAAAAATATGGTGCTTCAACCGCGCTGATTATGGCGTTTGGCATGGTAGCAAATATTCTGGTCGCCCGGTTTACGCGCCTTAAGTACATCTTCCTGACCGGCCATCATACTTTTTACATGGCCTGTATGATTGGCGTGATTCTTACCGTGGCGGGCTTTGAAGGCATTGGGCTGGTCTTTACCGGCTCCCTGATCCTCGGGCTGGTGATGGCGTTTTTCCCGGCGCTGGCCCAGCGCTATATGAAGCGTATTACCGGTACCGATGATATCGCTTTCGGCCACTTCGGTACCCTGGGATATGTGCTTTCGGGGTGGATTGGTAGCGTCTGTGGTAAAGGTTCTCGTTCAACCGAAGAGATGAACCTGCCTAAAAATCTGAGCTTCCTGCGCGACAGCTCCATCTCTATTTCGCTGACCATGATGATTATCTACCTGATTATGGCGGTAAGCGCTGGCCGGGAATACGTTGAGAGCACCTTCAGCGGCGGTCAGAACTACCTGGTTTACGCCATCATTATGGCGATTACCTTCGCGGCCGGGGTATTTATCATTCTGCAAGGGGTACGTCTGATCCTCGCGGAGATCGTACCGGCCTTTACCGGATTTTCGGAAAAGCTGGTGCCTAATGCCCGTCCGGCGCTGGACTGTCCGGTGGTGTATCCCTATGCGCCAAATGCGGTGCTGATTGGCTTCCTGTTTAGCTTCCTTGGTGGCCTGGTCGGGCTATTTCTCTGCGGGCAGTTTAAGTGGGTGCTGATTCTGCCGGGCGTGGTGCCGCATTTTTTTACCGGGGCGACCGCAGGCGTGTTCGGCAATGCCACCGGTGGACGGCGCGGGGCGATGATCGGCGCGTTTGCTAATGGTCTGCTGATCACCTTCCTGCCGGTGCTCCTGCTGCCGGTGCTGGGAGCGATTGGCTTTGCCAACACCACTTTCTCGGATGCTGATTTTGGCGCCGTCGGTATCGTGCTGGGCAACCTGGCTCGCTATCTGTCGCCGTATGCGATTACCGGACTTATTGTGGCGTTGTTCGTGCTGTTGGTGGCGTACAACGTTTTTGCAAAAAAGAAATCTGTGGGCGGTGGCGCGCAGGAGAACAGCGGAGCTAAATCATGA
- a CDS encoding PTS sugar transporter subunit IIB, translated as MKIMAICGSGLGSSFMVEMNIKKVLKKLDIEAEVEHSDLSSATPGAADLFVMAKDIAASASVPESQLVVITNIIDINELEAQLRAWFARQ; from the coding sequence ATGAAAATTATGGCAATTTGCGGTTCTGGCCTGGGCAGTAGTTTTATGGTTGAGATGAATATTAAAAAGGTGCTTAAAAAACTTGATATTGAGGCCGAGGTGGAGCACTCCGATCTGTCATCGGCGACCCCTGGCGCGGCAGATTTATTTGTGATGGCAAAAGATATTGCCGCCAGCGCCAGCGTACCGGAAAGCCAGCTGGTGGTGATTACCAACATCATCGATATTAATGAACTCGAAGCGCAGCTGCGCGCGTGGTTCGCCAGACAATAA
- a CDS encoding PTS sugar transporter subunit IIA, with translation MLNTWLSDATIALRQNVETWQQALDICARPLLEAGVIKPEYVKAIVEQHHRLGAYYVLAPGLAMPHARPEEGAKGLGLSLLKLEQGVAFGAEEFDPVDIIIMLAAPDKHSHIEMISALAELFSSDEDMNKLHQALSLEEIKTIIARF, from the coding sequence ATGCTCAACACATGGCTATCTGACGCCACCATCGCGCTGCGACAGAATGTCGAAACCTGGCAACAGGCGCTGGATATCTGTGCTCGACCGCTGCTTGAGGCTGGCGTGATTAAACCTGAATACGTCAAAGCTATCGTGGAGCAGCACCACCGGCTGGGGGCGTACTATGTGCTGGCTCCGGGTCTGGCGATGCCGCATGCGCGGCCAGAGGAGGGGGCGAAGGGCTTAGGGTTATCGTTGTTGAAACTGGAACAGGGCGTGGCCTTTGGCGCTGAGGAGTTCGACCCGGTTGATATTATCATTATGCTTGCGGCGCCGGATAAACATAGCCATATCGAAATGATCTCTGCGCTGGCGGAATTATTTTCCAGCGACGAAGATATGAATAAATTACATCAGGCTTTAAGCCTCGAGGAGATTAAAACAATCATCGCACGTTTCTGA
- a CDS encoding LacI family DNA-binding transcriptional regulator, with protein sequence MSLTRKRRSTGKVTIADVAQLAGVGTMTVSRALRTPEQVSEKLREKIEAAVQELGYMPNLAASALASASSRTIAMVVPNLAEAGCSAMFAGLQQILQPAGYQIMLAESQHRLEQEEKLLETLLASNIAAAILLSVEHSDTVRNWLKNASIPVVEMGAMRADPIDMNIGIDNVAAMFELTEMLIHRGYQNIGLLCANQEQWIFQQHLQGWYKAMLRHHMSPNRVINAALPANFSTGASQLPEFLLAWPELDALVCVSDELACGALYECQRRRIKVPDDLAVVGFGDNDVSRVCQPPLTTMAVPHQKIGIEAGRALLERLNEGNWSDRRPIASSLCMRDSC encoded by the coding sequence ATGTCTCTTACCCGAAAACGACGTAGTACCGGCAAAGTCACGATCGCCGATGTTGCCCAGCTGGCTGGTGTCGGTACGATGACCGTGTCCCGCGCGCTTCGCACGCCGGAGCAGGTTTCCGAGAAGCTACGTGAAAAAATCGAAGCGGCGGTGCAGGAGCTGGGCTACATGCCTAATCTCGCCGCCAGCGCGCTGGCGTCTGCCTCGTCAAGAACCATCGCCATGGTGGTACCGAATCTTGCCGAAGCGGGCTGTTCGGCGATGTTTGCCGGACTTCAGCAGATCCTACAGCCAGCGGGTTATCAAATCATGCTGGCGGAATCGCAGCACCGTCTGGAGCAGGAAGAAAAGCTGCTGGAAACGCTGCTCGCCTCTAATATTGCGGCCGCCATTCTGCTGAGCGTTGAACACAGCGATACCGTACGAAACTGGCTGAAGAACGCCTCAATTCCAGTAGTGGAGATGGGCGCGATGCGCGCCGACCCCATCGACATGAATATCGGCATTGATAACGTGGCGGCGATGTTCGAACTGACGGAGATGCTCATCCACCGTGGCTATCAGAATATTGGCCTGCTGTGCGCTAATCAGGAACAGTGGATTTTTCAGCAGCATTTACAGGGTTGGTACAAAGCGATGCTGCGCCATCATATGTCGCCTAACCGGGTAATTAACGCCGCGCTGCCTGCCAACTTTTCTACCGGCGCTTCACAGCTGCCGGAGTTTTTGCTGGCCTGGCCGGAACTGGATGCTCTGGTATGCGTTTCCGATGAGCTGGCATGCGGAGCGCTGTATGAATGCCAGCGTCGGCGCATTAAAGTGCCTGATGATTTAGCCGTCGTCGGCTTTGGGGACAATGATGTGAGCCGGGTCTGCCAGCCGCCGTTAACCACAATGGCGGTCCCGCACCAGAAGATTGGCATCGAAGCCGGTCGGGCCCTTCTGGAGCGTCTTAATGAGGGAAACTGGAGCGACAGAAGGCCTATCGCCTCCAGCTTATGTATGCGGGATAGCTGCTAA
- the yfcD gene encoding NUDIX hydrolase YfcD, whose translation MAEQNHLASTEWVDIVNENNEVIAQSSREQMRAECLRHRATYIVVHDGMGKILVQRRTETKDFHPGMLDATAGGVVQADEQMLESARREAEEELGIAGVPFADHGQFYYEDKHCRVWGSLFSCVSHGPFALQEEEVSEVCWLTPEEITARCDEFTPDSLKALALWMTRNANNESAKTEKEEEAE comes from the coding sequence ATGGCGGAACAGAATCATTTGGCAAGCACAGAATGGGTCGATATTGTTAATGAAAACAATGAGGTGATAGCACAATCCAGCCGCGAACAGATGCGTGCTGAGTGTTTGCGTCACCGCGCGACCTACATTGTTGTTCATGATGGGATGGGCAAAATCCTGGTGCAGCGTCGTACCGAAACTAAAGATTTCCATCCGGGAATGCTGGACGCTACCGCCGGCGGCGTGGTGCAGGCTGATGAGCAAATGCTGGAGTCTGCGCGCCGTGAAGCGGAAGAGGAGCTCGGTATTGCCGGAGTGCCGTTCGCTGACCACGGGCAATTCTACTACGAAGATAAGCATTGCCGCGTCTGGGGCAGTCTGTTCAGCTGCGTATCGCACGGGCCGTTTGCTCTGCAGGAAGAAGAGGTGAGCGAAGTGTGCTGGCTGACGCCGGAAGAGATCACCGCCCGCTGCGATGAGTTCACCCCTGATTCACTGAAAGCGCTGGCCCTGTGGATGACCCGCAATGCCAATAATGAGTCGGCAAAAACCGAAAAAGAGGAAGAGGCGGAGTAG
- the yfcE gene encoding phosphodiesterase — translation MKLMFASDIHGSLPATERVLELFARSGAQWLVVLGDVLNHGPRNALPEGYAPAQVAEKLNSVAERVIAVRGNCDSEVDQMLLHFPITAPWQQVLLERARLFLTHGHLYSPENLPPLAAGDVLAYGHTHIPVAEKRGEIFLFNPGSVSIPKGGYTASYGLLNGGQLQVLALDDHQVIAEVAIYP, via the coding sequence ATGAAGCTGATGTTTGCCTCGGATATCCACGGTTCGCTGCCCGCCACCGAACGCGTTCTTGAACTGTTCGCACGGAGTGGGGCGCAGTGGCTGGTTGTCCTTGGCGATGTACTCAATCACGGGCCGCGCAACGCCCTTCCCGAAGGCTATGCTCCCGCCCAGGTTGCTGAGAAGCTAAATAGTGTGGCGGAGCGGGTGATTGCCGTACGCGGCAACTGCGACAGCGAGGTCGATCAGATGCTGCTCCATTTCCCCATCACCGCTCCCTGGCAGCAGGTTTTGCTCGAGCGAGCCCGCCTGTTTTTGACCCACGGACATCTGTACAGCCCTGAGAATTTGCCTCCGCTTGCCGCTGGCGATGTGCTGGCTTACGGCCATACTCATATTCCGGTAGCCGAGAAACGCGGCGAGATTTTTCTCTTCAACCCCGGCTCGGTCAGTATCCCTAAAGGGGGATATACCGCCAGCTACGGGCTTCTGAACGGTGGGCAATTGCAGGTTTTAGCACTTGATGATCATCAGGTTATTGCAGAGGTCGCAATTTACCCGTAA
- the yfcF gene encoding glutathione transferase, with protein sequence MSQPAITLWSDADFFSPYVMSVYVALQEKSLPFSLKTVNLDRSEHLQDVWKGYSATRRVPLLEIGEFSLSESSAITEYLDERFAPPEWERLYPHDLQKRARARQIQAWLRSDLMPIREERSTDVVFGGAKKPQLSESGQKSAAKLFEIAGVLLSHGGQNLFGEWSIADTDLALMINRLVLNGDEVPAALADYATFQWQRASVQRYVALSAKRAG encoded by the coding sequence ATGAGCCAGCCCGCTATTACCCTGTGGTCCGATGCCGATTTTTTCTCGCCGTATGTGATGTCCGTTTACGTTGCCCTGCAGGAAAAGAGCCTGCCTTTTAGCCTGAAAACCGTCAACCTCGACCGCAGCGAGCATCTGCAAGATGTCTGGAAAGGCTACAGCGCGACGCGACGCGTGCCGTTGCTGGAGATTGGCGAGTTCTCCCTGAGTGAATCTTCCGCGATTACTGAATATCTCGATGAGCGCTTTGCGCCGCCGGAGTGGGAGAGGCTTTATCCACATGACCTGCAAAAGCGCGCGCGGGCGCGTCAGATACAGGCGTGGCTGCGTAGCGATTTGATGCCGATTCGGGAAGAGCGCTCAACAGACGTGGTCTTTGGCGGAGCAAAGAAACCTCAGCTTAGCGAATCCGGGCAAAAAAGCGCCGCGAAACTGTTTGAAATCGCTGGCGTGCTGCTGTCCCATGGCGGGCAGAATTTATTTGGCGAGTGGTCTATTGCCGATACCGACCTGGCGTTAATGATCAATCGACTTGTGCTTAACGGCGATGAGGTCCCCGCGGCGCTGGCGGATTACGCTACTTTTCAGTGGCAGCGCGCATCGGTTCAGCGCTACGTCGCACTCTCAGCCAAACGAGCGGGCTGA
- the yfcG gene encoding GSH-dependent disulfide bond oxidoreductase, whose product MIDLYYAPTPNGHKITLFLEEAQLAYRLLRVDISKGEQFQPQFLAISPNNKIPAIVDHDPVDGGGPLKLFESGEILLYLAEKTGQLLSGEFRERHMTLQWLFWQVSGLGPMLGQNHHFNHFAPQAVPYAIERYQVETQRLYGVLNRRLGESPWLGGNHYSIADIACWPWVNAHQRQRIDLALYPAVHNWFERIRQRPATVEALLKTEAH is encoded by the coding sequence ATGATCGATCTTTACTACGCACCCACCCCTAACGGCCACAAAATTACGCTTTTCCTTGAAGAGGCACAGCTGGCCTACCGTCTACTCCGCGTCGACATCAGTAAAGGAGAGCAGTTTCAACCGCAGTTTCTCGCCATCTCACCGAATAACAAGATCCCGGCGATCGTTGACCATGATCCGGTTGACGGCGGCGGCCCGTTAAAACTGTTTGAATCCGGGGAGATCCTGCTGTATCTGGCAGAAAAAACCGGCCAGCTACTGAGTGGTGAATTCCGTGAGCGCCACATGACGTTACAGTGGTTGTTCTGGCAGGTTAGTGGACTAGGGCCGATGCTCGGTCAGAATCACCATTTCAATCATTTCGCTCCGCAGGCGGTTCCCTACGCCATTGAGCGCTATCAGGTAGAAACACAGCGTCTTTATGGCGTCCTCAATCGGCGCCTTGGCGAGAGCCCCTGGCTTGGCGGAAACCATTACAGCATCGCCGATATAGCCTGCTGGCCGTGGGTTAATGCGCATCAGCGCCAGCGCATCGATCTGGCCCTGTATCCGGCGGTACACAACTGGTTTGAACGCATTCGCCAGCGCCCGGCCACCGTTGAGGCGCTGCTGAAAACTGAAGCTCATTAA
- the folX gene encoding dihydroneopterin triphosphate 2'-epimerase: MSQPDAIIRIKNLRLRTFIGIKEEEIANRQDVVVNVAIHYPAEKSRNSEDINDALNYRTITKRIISHIENNRFSLLEKLTQDVLDIAREHHWVTYAEVEIDKLHALRYADSVSMTMSWRR, translated from the coding sequence ATGTCACAACCAGACGCTATTATTCGAATTAAGAACCTGCGCCTGCGTACTTTTATCGGAATTAAAGAGGAAGAGATCGCCAACCGCCAGGACGTGGTGGTCAACGTCGCTATCCACTATCCGGCGGAGAAATCACGCAACAGCGAAGATATTAACGACGCGCTGAACTACCGCACCATCACCAAACGCATTATTAGCCACATTGAGAATAACCGTTTCTCTCTACTGGAAAAATTAACTCAGGATGTACTCGACATCGCACGCGAACATCACTGGGTCACATATGCTGAAGTAGAGATCGATAAACTACATGCACTGCGCTACGCCGATTCAGTATCCATGACCATGAGCTGGAGGCGTTAG